One region of Micromonospora lupini genomic DNA includes:
- a CDS encoding TIGR03086 family metal-binding protein, protein MDLLEAYRRSLAEFVDRVDEIGPGQWAEETPCPDWDVRTLVNHVVGEDRWSVPLLAGRTIDEVGDRFDGDVLGADPATTAREATAQAEIAVTHPGTIDRTVHLSAGPTPAAEYVQQLLAEHLVHGWDLAVAIGADPRLDRDAVRVCARWFAGRVDDYRRNKLVVDGAQVSADADEQDRLLAAFGRDPDWAPGG, encoded by the coding sequence ATGGATCTGCTGGAGGCGTACCGCCGGAGCCTGGCCGAGTTCGTCGACCGGGTGGACGAGATCGGGCCCGGCCAGTGGGCCGAGGAGACGCCGTGCCCGGACTGGGACGTCCGCACGCTCGTCAACCACGTGGTCGGTGAGGACCGGTGGAGCGTTCCGCTGCTCGCCGGCCGCACCATCGACGAGGTCGGCGACCGCTTCGACGGTGACGTGCTCGGCGCGGACCCGGCCACGACGGCGCGGGAGGCGACCGCGCAGGCCGAGATCGCCGTCACCCATCCCGGCACGATCGACCGCACCGTGCACCTGTCGGCCGGCCCGACCCCGGCCGCCGAGTACGTCCAGCAACTCCTCGCCGAACACCTGGTGCACGGCTGGGATCTGGCGGTGGCGATCGGCGCCGACCCGCGACTCGACAGGGACGCGGTGCGCGTGTGCGCCCGATGGTTCGCCGGGCGGGTCGACGACTACCGGCGGAACAAGCTTGTCGTCGACGGCGCACAGGTGTCCGCCGACGCCGACGAGCAGGACCGCCTGCTGGCCGCCTTCGGCCGCGACCCCGACTGGGCCCCGGGCGGCTGA
- a CDS encoding FtsX-like permease family protein: MKRWLTRRWPALHWPSIRGRSRTHAGPLLLIAAVIAAVALLAGAAPALLRAAADNAVQDAVHRAGQDANVLARADWERDDGPTGGRVRAPGLAKNVDDFRARATYALGPDLDAALLPPVAVVNGPILTITDGSVPRTFQFTYLADDLGGPAVTWIAGSAPGPTVTAEYVETPYGGPPWPVQVGLAEAEAAALHLGPGDRVPVRDGQGRDKDVRVSGIYRPADGADPAWRLAPSLLRPVPGADGAGTTRFAGLLSRESLSDARLAVDQDQLRRTVHFAPEPDALTWGTSAALASQVVKLKATSGSSGDRDESLKWESQLDTALRDARTRISAVLTQAAVLLTGVLTATVLVLLLAAELLVRRRTPALTAARQRGAALPDVAAELLIESAVVSLSAAAVGLALARAAAPGVSWAWAVPVVLAGAVAGPAFGTLAAARASRDRRQPANPAARRWILATARLRRAAVEAAVLIAAVAAFGALHQRGLLPVASDGDTGEPTGDLILPVSALALGALVGALVLLRLLPLGARFALRQALRSRRPLAVFGAARAATTAGRALPPLVLVSTMALASFALILGATVTRGLADGAWSTVGADARLDVGVDAEAATPALAERIAAAPGVRQVVVAQVTDSARVFTESTPLTPRLVIVDADAFQRLLATTPLPDAPALARLTAQGPGDVPALVRSSDGALPAGTRLQLSRDDAPAIRLAAVGTAPPVGGADDVVIVDAAALADAGLPAVPNTVWVTGPGAARAVSNSGVAADVVLRADVLRAQRVAPLTTGLLRLAWTAAAVLLALGLLGLTLAAAAGASERWQTLTRLRTLGLRPRDARWVAAGELLPPAVVAAVCGPLLGALLARLLLGPLDLRLLTGQAADPGAVLPWWLLGLVSVALLAAAATVVPVESALRRRDRLSEVLRAGE, translated from the coding sequence GTGAAGCGGTGGCTGACCCGCCGGTGGCCGGCACTCCACTGGCCCAGCATCCGCGGCCGGAGTCGTACCCACGCCGGACCGCTGCTGCTCATCGCCGCCGTCATCGCGGCCGTCGCGCTGCTCGCCGGGGCCGCCCCGGCGCTGCTGCGCGCCGCCGCCGACAACGCCGTCCAGGACGCGGTCCACCGCGCCGGCCAGGACGCCAACGTCCTCGCGCGCGCCGACTGGGAACGCGACGACGGCCCGACCGGCGGGCGGGTCCGGGCACCCGGCCTCGCCAAGAACGTCGACGACTTCCGCGCCCGGGCGACGTACGCGCTCGGACCCGACCTGGACGCCGCGCTGCTCCCGCCCGTCGCCGTCGTCAACGGCCCGATCCTCACCATCACCGACGGCAGCGTGCCGCGTACCTTCCAGTTCACCTACCTGGCCGACGACCTCGGCGGCCCGGCCGTGACCTGGATCGCCGGCAGCGCGCCCGGCCCCACTGTCACCGCCGAGTACGTCGAGACGCCCTACGGCGGGCCGCCCTGGCCGGTGCAGGTCGGCCTCGCCGAGGCGGAGGCCGCCGCCCTCCACCTCGGCCCCGGCGATCGAGTTCCGGTCCGGGACGGCCAGGGCCGGGACAAGGACGTCCGGGTCAGCGGAATCTACCGACCCGCGGACGGCGCCGACCCCGCCTGGCGACTCGCCCCGTCGCTACTGCGCCCCGTGCCCGGCGCCGACGGCGCGGGGACCACCCGGTTCGCCGGCCTGCTGTCGCGCGAGTCGCTGTCGGACGCCCGGCTCGCCGTCGACCAGGACCAACTGCGGCGCACAGTCCACTTCGCCCCGGAACCCGACGCGCTCACCTGGGGCACCAGCGCGGCGCTGGCCAGCCAGGTGGTCAAGCTCAAGGCGACCTCCGGTTCGTCAGGCGACCGCGACGAGTCCCTGAAGTGGGAGTCGCAGCTCGACACGGCGCTGCGCGACGCCCGCACCCGGATCAGCGCCGTTCTCACCCAGGCCGCCGTCCTGCTCACCGGGGTGCTGACCGCCACGGTGCTTGTCCTGCTGCTCGCCGCCGAACTGCTGGTCCGCCGCCGCACCCCGGCGCTGACCGCCGCCCGGCAGCGTGGGGCGGCGCTACCCGACGTCGCTGCGGAACTGCTCATCGAGTCCGCCGTGGTGTCCCTGTCGGCCGCCGCCGTCGGGCTCGCGCTCGCCCGCGCGGCCGCGCCGGGCGTCTCCTGGGCCTGGGCCGTTCCCGTGGTCCTGGCCGGTGCCGTCGCCGGGCCGGCGTTCGGCACCCTCGCCGCCGCCCGCGCCAGCCGCGACCGACGTCAACCTGCCAATCCGGCCGCTCGGCGCTGGATCCTGGCCACCGCCCGGCTGCGCCGCGCCGCCGTGGAAGCCGCTGTCCTGATCGCCGCGGTCGCCGCCTTCGGCGCACTGCACCAGCGCGGGTTACTGCCCGTCGCCTCCGACGGCGACACCGGTGAGCCGACCGGCGACCTGATCCTGCCGGTCAGCGCCCTCGCTCTGGGCGCGCTCGTCGGCGCGCTCGTCCTGCTCCGGCTGCTGCCTCTCGGGGCACGGTTCGCGCTCCGACAGGCCCTGCGCTCGCGCCGCCCGCTGGCCGTGTTCGGTGCCGCCCGGGCGGCGACCACGGCCGGGCGTGCGCTGCCGCCGCTGGTCCTGGTCAGCACCATGGCGCTCGCGTCGTTCGCGCTCATCCTCGGCGCCACCGTCACCCGGGGTCTGGCCGACGGCGCGTGGAGCACCGTCGGCGCCGACGCCCGCCTCGACGTCGGCGTCGACGCCGAGGCCGCCACGCCCGCACTCGCCGAGCGCATCGCTGCCGCACCCGGCGTACGGCAGGTCGTCGTCGCGCAGGTGACCGACTCGGCGCGCGTCTTCACCGAATCGACACCGCTCACGCCACGGCTGGTCATCGTGGACGCCGACGCGTTTCAGCGCCTGCTGGCCACCACCCCGCTTCCCGACGCGCCGGCGCTGGCCCGGCTCACGGCACAGGGTCCCGGGGACGTCCCCGCGCTGGTCCGATCGAGCGACGGCGCTCTGCCGGCCGGTACGCGGTTGCAGCTGAGCCGGGACGACGCCCCGGCGATCCGTCTCGCCGCGGTCGGTACCGCTCCCCCCGTCGGCGGCGCCGACGACGTCGTCATCGTGGACGCCGCGGCCCTCGCCGACGCCGGGCTGCCCGCCGTCCCGAACACCGTCTGGGTGACCGGTCCCGGCGCGGCGCGGGCCGTGTCGAACAGCGGCGTCGCCGCCGACGTCGTGCTACGCGCGGACGTCCTGCGGGCGCAGCGCGTGGCGCCGCTGACCACTGGGCTGCTGCGGCTGGCGTGGACGGCCGCCGCGGTGCTGCTGGCGCTGGGGCTGCTCGGCCTCACGCTCGCCGCCGCCGCGGGCGCGTCGGAGCGGTGGCAGACCCTGACCCGACTGCGGACCCTCGGCCTCCGACCACGCGACGCCAGGTGGGTCGCCGCCGGAGAGCTGCTGCCGCCGGCAGTGGTCGCCGCGGTGTGCGGCCCGCTCCTCGGCGCCCTGCTCGCACGCCTGCTGCTCGGGCCGCTCGACCTGCGGCTGCTCACCGGCCAGGCCGCCGACCCGGGCGCGGTCCTGCCGTGGTGGCTGCTCGGCCTGGTGAGCGTGGCGCTGCTGGCGGCGGCCGCCACTGTCGTTCCTGTCGAGTCGGCGCTGCGACGACGCGACCGGCTGAGCGAGGTGCTCCGCGCCGGCGAGTAG
- a CDS encoding TetR/AcrR family transcriptional regulator yields the protein MTRRAAEIRLDALLRTACDVIVERGLANTRTADVAQAAGVSQALVFYHFATKERLLAQAFAYAVEQDLARLDVVTRSSAPPLTKLRRILKLYTPAGRATSWSMWIDGWSESLRTPELEKVSRRLDLRWRQDLAAVISAGVADGTFQCADPEGAAWRISAVMDGLAVQLAVHDRVISRRQFGEWVRLVTSRELGLAPTDLD from the coding sequence GTGACGAGACGTGCGGCCGAGATCCGCCTGGATGCCCTGCTGCGCACCGCCTGTGACGTGATCGTGGAGCGCGGTCTGGCCAACACCCGGACGGCGGACGTGGCACAGGCCGCCGGCGTGAGTCAGGCCCTGGTGTTCTACCACTTCGCCACCAAGGAGCGGTTGCTCGCGCAGGCGTTCGCGTACGCGGTCGAACAGGATCTGGCCCGCCTGGACGTGGTCACCCGCTCCTCCGCTCCGCCGTTGACGAAGCTCCGCCGGATCCTCAAGCTCTACACCCCGGCCGGCCGGGCGACGTCCTGGTCGATGTGGATCGACGGCTGGTCCGAGTCGCTGCGTACCCCCGAGTTGGAGAAGGTGTCCCGACGGCTCGACCTGCGCTGGCGGCAGGACCTCGCCGCCGTCATCTCCGCCGGGGTCGCCGACGGCACCTTCCAGTGCGCCGACCCGGAGGGGGCCGCCTGGCGGATCAGCGCCGTGATGGACGGCCTCGCCGTGCAGCTCGCCGTGCACGACCGGGTGATCTCCCGCCGCCAGTTCGGGGAGTGGGTGCGCCTGGTCACCTCCCGGGAGCTGGGCCTGGCCCCGACCGACCTGGACTGA
- a CDS encoding FtsX-like permease family protein, whose protein sequence is MLRLVSRRARAQWPLLAALLGIVTIGATLLGTCTLLSTRTAERALEVAMARAAPAAVDVTVYTGTVEGPDAASVAADTRTAVASALAPFPATTTARASTVLRALPPALAPGTTVAPQAYLSGLDDLPARAELVTGRWPQHPGDAVLLETTAHLLGLTPGRRVRLGAELAHAPVPAVDVTVVGVVRPLPGRGWDRDPLAAAGSAVGYRDGRFLQPVNAYGPFLVDLADLVTTGSTVDRMEITAHPDLSDPHRHDLETVAGAVDSADRRLAGTLGDRVQLARVASDLPQTLRSADDQRHVTSAVVLAIAVLGSVLTATALVLAGRLTAGIRADETALRSALGASRRQLAATATLEAGLVAAVAAALAIPASSALHAGLTHLPPLDGAGLTVPPAVTGVQVLAVASGALALAAVLTVLAIRQVPAPGDRRTRRELLARSGADLLLAVFAAAGWWQLYAQPTTASPRADAVRVLAPALLLTAGAALALRVVLPALRGADRLAYRARGLALPLAASESARRPQAVAAGLLVGLACAAGTFGLAFDDTWHQSQRDQAALSVGTDLALTLGTAPVPGDGAVVNAATAGAVSPALNRGTSVGQWLGTAGEAPRLVAVDTTRADALLRGRLDSDSGWADVGATLAPRTRVTGLAVPTGAPLVLSGTAAGDTSLAVTPRLLLQDATGLRTSCTGPAVPLDGRQVPLPACATADGLRLVAVALPVTADAVGGPVAVAVTLTVPPAGSAEGSTDGSDWTATSAPPVPTRVSDLTLGVSATPTGTALRMAATVDLGGAEDAARTLVASAFPDPGLVPVAVSARFASEVGAEIGSKLSVTVGATPVPVVVAEVVPTVPSAPGAVAVLADLDTLSRARVVTGDLTFPVDAWWVGHPADGAAERATALHLGTVTTREAESARLTGGPLRAGLPAALRLIVPAAALLLLAGVVLHVTCDLQVRAVEVARLRGLGMSRRGIRGVLLGQHAGVLLPLLAAGAAVGALATRVVAPLLVRSDSGAAPVPTAQPHWPWPTEAALLAVLLVGCLLAVAVVVTVQARRADAAHLRVAP, encoded by the coding sequence ATGCTGAGGCTGGTCAGCCGACGCGCCCGCGCGCAGTGGCCGCTGCTGGCAGCCCTCCTCGGGATCGTCACGATCGGCGCGACCCTGCTGGGCACCTGCACCCTGCTGAGCACCCGCACCGCCGAGCGGGCGCTTGAGGTCGCCATGGCCCGTGCCGCCCCCGCCGCCGTCGACGTGACCGTCTACACCGGAACCGTCGAGGGCCCGGACGCGGCATCCGTCGCCGCCGACACCCGCACCGCGGTGGCCTCCGCGCTCGCACCGTTCCCGGCGACGACAACCGCGCGGGCATCGACGGTGCTGCGGGCGCTGCCGCCCGCGCTCGCGCCGGGCACCACGGTCGCGCCCCAGGCGTACCTGTCCGGGCTGGACGACCTGCCGGCCCGCGCCGAGCTGGTCACCGGGCGCTGGCCACAGCACCCGGGCGACGCGGTGCTGCTGGAGACCACCGCCCACCTGCTCGGCCTCACCCCCGGCCGCCGGGTGCGCCTCGGCGCCGAACTGGCCCACGCGCCCGTCCCGGCCGTCGACGTGACGGTCGTCGGCGTGGTACGCCCGCTGCCGGGGCGCGGCTGGGACCGCGACCCGCTGGCCGCGGCCGGCTCCGCCGTCGGCTACCGGGACGGCCGCTTCCTCCAGCCGGTCAACGCCTACGGCCCGTTCCTCGTCGACCTCGCCGACCTGGTCACCACAGGTTCCACAGTCGACCGGATGGAGATCACCGCCCACCCGGACCTGTCCGACCCCCACCGCCACGACCTGGAGACCGTCGCCGGGGCTGTCGACAGCGCGGACCGCCGGCTGGCCGGCACCCTCGGCGACCGCGTCCAACTCGCACGTGTCGCCTCCGACCTGCCGCAGACCCTGCGGTCGGCCGACGACCAACGGCACGTCACCTCCGCCGTCGTGCTGGCCATCGCCGTCCTCGGCAGTGTCCTGACCGCGACGGCACTCGTCCTCGCCGGCCGGCTCACCGCGGGCATCCGCGCCGACGAGACCGCCCTACGGTCCGCCCTGGGCGCCAGCCGTCGCCAACTCGCCGCCACCGCGACACTCGAGGCCGGGCTCGTCGCCGCCGTCGCCGCGGCGCTCGCGATACCCGCCTCGTCGGCACTGCACGCCGGCCTGACCCACCTGCCGCCGCTGGACGGCGCCGGCCTGACCGTCCCGCCGGCCGTCACAGGCGTCCAGGTCCTCGCCGTCGCCAGCGGCGCGCTCGCGCTCGCCGCCGTCCTCACCGTCCTGGCGATCCGACAGGTCCCGGCACCAGGCGACCGGCGCACCCGCCGCGAACTGCTGGCCCGCTCCGGTGCCGACCTGCTGCTCGCGGTGTTCGCCGCCGCCGGATGGTGGCAGCTGTACGCGCAGCCCACCACCGCAAGCCCGCGCGCCGACGCGGTCCGGGTGCTCGCACCGGCGCTGCTGCTCACCGCCGGCGCCGCCCTGGCGCTCCGGGTGGTACTGCCCGCCCTGCGCGGCGCCGACCGGCTGGCGTACCGCGCCCGCGGGCTTGCGCTCCCGCTGGCGGCCTCCGAGAGCGCTCGCCGGCCCCAGGCGGTCGCCGCCGGCCTGCTCGTCGGGCTGGCCTGCGCGGCCGGAACCTTCGGACTCGCCTTCGACGACACGTGGCACCAGTCGCAGCGCGACCAAGCCGCGCTCTCCGTCGGCACCGATCTGGCACTCACCCTCGGCACGGCGCCGGTGCCCGGTGACGGCGCTGTCGTCAACGCCGCCACCGCGGGGGCGGTGAGCCCGGCCCTCAACCGGGGTACCAGCGTGGGTCAGTGGCTCGGCACCGCCGGCGAGGCGCCGCGCCTGGTCGCCGTCGACACCACACGCGCCGACGCGCTGCTACGCGGGCGGTTGGACAGCGACAGCGGATGGGCGGACGTGGGCGCCACGCTGGCACCACGCACCCGGGTCACCGGCCTCGCCGTTCCGACAGGCGCCCCGCTCGTCCTGAGCGGGACCGCGGCCGGCGACACCTCGCTCGCCGTGACACCCCGGCTGCTGCTGCAGGACGCCACAGGCCTGCGGACGTCCTGCACCGGTCCCGCCGTACCGCTCGACGGCCGGCAGGTTCCACTGCCGGCCTGCGCGACGGCTGACGGGCTGCGCCTCGTCGCGGTCGCCCTGCCGGTCACCGCCGACGCGGTCGGCGGACCCGTCGCCGTGGCCGTCACGCTCACCGTGCCGCCCGCCGGTTCGGCCGAGGGGTCCACGGACGGATCGGACTGGACCGCCACGTCCGCGCCGCCGGTCCCGACCAGGGTGAGCGACCTGACCCTCGGGGTGTCCGCCACGCCGACGGGAACGGCGCTGCGGATGGCAGCGACCGTCGACCTCGGCGGCGCCGAGGACGCCGCCCGGACCCTCGTCGCCTCGGCCTTCCCGGACCCCGGCCTGGTGCCCGTCGCCGTCTCCGCCCGCTTCGCAAGCGAGGTCGGGGCCGAGATCGGCAGCAAGCTCAGCGTCACTGTCGGCGCCACGCCCGTCCCGGTCGTCGTCGCCGAGGTCGTGCCGACCGTACCGTCCGCCCCCGGCGCCGTCGCCGTCCTGGCCGACCTGGACACGCTGTCCCGCGCACGCGTCGTCACAGGCGACCTGACGTTCCCGGTCGACGCCTGGTGGGTCGGCCACCCCGCCGACGGTGCCGCCGAGCGGGCCACAGCCCTGCACCTGGGCACCGTCACGACCCGCGAGGCGGAGTCCGCCCGCCTCACCGGCGGCCCGCTGCGCGCCGGGCTGCCGGCCGCGCTCCGGCTCATCGTCCCGGCCGCGGCGCTGCTGCTGCTCGCAGGCGTCGTGCTGCACGTCACCTGCGATCTACAGGTCCGCGCCGTCGAGGTGGCGCGGCTGCGCGGCCTGGGAATGTCCCGGCGCGGCATCCGGGGCGTGCTGCTCGGCCAGCACGCCGGCGTCCTGCTGCCCCTGCTCGCGGCGGGCGCGGCCGTCGGCGCCCTCGCCACACGCGTCGTCGCTCCCCTGCTCGTACGCTCCGACAGCGGCGCCGCGCCCGTCCCGACCGCCCAGCCGCACTGGCCGTGGCCGACCGAGGCCGCACTACTCGCCGTACTGCTTGTCGGATGCCTGCTGGCGGTCGCCGTCGTGGTCACCGTGCAGGCCCGCCGGGCCGACGCCGCGCACCTGCGGGTGGCGCCGTGA